One Dunckerocampus dactyliophorus isolate RoL2022-P2 chromosome 15, RoL_Ddac_1.1, whole genome shotgun sequence genomic window, GGGGACCCATGTTGCCTCTTTGCGCTGTGCCCAAACCGCGACAAGAcagggatatactgtacatgcatacgCAGCGACATCCACAGATAGAaaagacatacatacatagatgcatacatacatagtgtcgATGTGACGGTCCACTACTGTAGCCAATGTGGTGAACTGCAGTTCCATTGTCGGTTAAATGCTTTACGCTCCTTAgagcgtttgtggcaatttcaaggattttgtgcattTTCTTACCCTAATAATTACGATAaaaaagaaagagggcaagactttCGTCTAaggcagtttgtggagaacttgctgtcACATCTTTAGGAGTGTTGGGacactgacatttttttgaaaatttcgGATGATAATATTTTTTACCTACATTGGTGAGTACGTTTATCCAAGTCTCGGCAAGCACGCCAAAACACGCCTTGATATTACGCGTAGGTCGGCTCGACCTTACAGTTCTACTGTAGCTCAGATTCTATCAccatacgaatgaggcctgagtggcatttgaaaaaaatcgaaATTGAGTTctcactgacatgaaaaaaaaataaaatacaggtcACTCATGAGCAAAACAAATCTgcagaattgacctgcagtgtgaagttGCCTTTGTCTGCACAATGTCACTTGAAAGTACAGTCTGGGCTCATAAGAATTAACGAACGTTATCATGCGTGCCTTGCAAGGTAAAATACTAAACATGTACAGACAATCCACATTAAATCATTAATTATCCCAGTGCAAAAAGTGTCTCACCACGTTGCATTCCCCTCGGTGCTGGTCAAGTGGCATTTCCTGAAGCAATCTGCACATGCTGCCTCGTGCCAGGAACTGGCGCTGTTGCACCACTTCTGCCATAATTTAACAAAGTACCGTGCAAGGACTCTAGCGTTAAAACACGGGTGACTATACCACGCAAATGAATTGAACAGAGTGTAGTACGCTATGGCGAATAAAGTCTGTCATGAcggtgagcaagagaggtgggcgtGGCTAGGCGGACAgtagtgtacaatgtattcacgAGCTCTGAACTGAGTATACAATATGGTTGCATGTACAGAATTAAACAATAacagtattaaaaaaacatgaatacagTGTCTATCTATAACAAAATAACCTGAAAGTGTGGATAGGACCACACATGGCATCATTCATTACCATTCCACTAATCCCtatgttcccaaagtggggtacccGTACCCCCAGGCGTACGCCAATTGTCACTGGAGgtgcgtgaataaaaatgaaaaacgaaTTAGCGCCCAAAACTCACATTTACGAGCGTATCTGAACGCCTCGTAGAACAGAGCGCACAGTCATAGCAGAAAGGAAGGAAGTagacacggcatgaagttcttcatagcttcgtgtgagttatatgaagtTTGTCGATTATGTTgatgtattaagagtgttttatcttgaaggtttaacttGTATTAGTGTcccaatccccgcactgtgaaaacctgccaATGTATGTGCgcgtcaggatgagagagtggggattccccagAAAATGAGActatcgctgcttgtatgtatttttgtactttggatacttctttatcatgtttgttcaactttccatttcaattcgggatcaaattaatatgcagatttaaatcatagcgattgcaagtgggcAAAAGTGAAATTCAAGTTCAACACATTCgaagggaaggatcccaacatccggaTGAAATGAAAGCTACAGTATGTAGGACCACTGCtgagatactttattcatctccaagataattcacatcttatctattaacattttttaaccagAGTTACTTACTATCAAagtaattaactaattaatcatgtttaattatatattttttttataaatctgGTTATTTTTTCATGTCCATAAGAAACAACAGAAATTTCATTAGCCTAACAAATTAGCCTCAAGCTATATTGTGTGTGAGACCCACACAATAAACCAATATACACTTCCACTGTCCTCTTTATTCACAACAACCAGCGTTAtaaatgtacaacatttttatggcacgtacctgtctttgtttttggggaacttgaaaaatgacaaatctggtcttttggatcGTCTATcagagcaattaatggctgagaACTGTGCCGaagacatgtttacaatgcaatgtttctggattgtgctcaccatcatggcggccaaacccgaaACTACGGAAGTGGGTGTCACTCAACACATCCattttaactctagactccttggtaCTGTGTATTGTAGTTCCTTACATATTTGATAGGTAGGCCAAGACATACAGACATACAATGCTAGCATACTAGCTATTAGCATTGTTAACATTTCCATATAGTTGGGattgtgccaaaattaaaatagGTAGCAGTTAGGACTTAAGACATTACATAGTACCTATTGTTAGGTATTGTATGTGTTTTAGCATTTTGGAAGTTTGCATTACACATTGacatttagcactttagcaatTGTTTGATAGATGTTCCCATGTTTTTACAAGGTATCCACGTAGGTTGCTAGCATGCTATCTATTTGCATTGTTCGCATTCCTGTTTCGTTGGGATACTGTCCAGCCACTAAGTTGGTGTGAAATGCTGGGCCAGGCTTTAGCATCAGGTAGCAGCCCATTTACAATGTACATGGGAATTTTCCTAGTTATTATCGTTTCTTCATGACAAAACTTACATGCTAAGCAGCTTCATTAAATATTTAGGACTCTAATGGAGCCAAGCAGTTTACTACTTTTGACATTTAGCATCATTTATTGATGAGTTCAGTCATTTAGTGTAATTGCATGTTTTGTAAAGGCACATgctaaaaacatatataagatAATTCTCCTAAAGAAATGTAGCAATGACTGGTGGTCACATGATATATTGATTTATTAAGACGCTGGCTGTTATCCCAAATAGAAGAGACTGTAGTGACTGTCAGGTTTCATTGTCTAGTCATGATGCTAAACTACGATAATCGTCCCTCTTTTAACATAAGAATAAAAATCCATGCTAGTTGCAAAGCTAAATGCCAAGCTGATGTCATCCAACCCTTCATTAGACTGGGATAagattattataataaataatagatataataatgtaacattctAAAACAGAAAAGAGTGAGTCACTGTAGTAGATGatgttgaattcacatgtttgcctctgtgtttgttatttttaagaTTTAATTGGCTAAGTGCTAAAATGGGACAAGATTAGGGGGAGGGGTTGAGCGCGCTagacaaaagagagagagagagagacagcctTGGAGGGAAGGCGGAGAAGAAGCGTTGTTCCGCCGGtgtctcctctcctcctcctcttcgtccTCCTGCTGCTGCCTCAATGCATCCCGCTACAAGCCACACTAAATGCCGCATAGCAGCCTGACTCGGCTCAGGCGTCGCCATCAAATCCATCTGCAGCCGCCAGATCAGCCGGAAAATACCGGAACCTGAGCACCGGGGAGGAGGGAAGGGGAAACCTCCATAGCAACAAACCAGTTCCGCAGCATTATTGGTGGGTGCCTCCCTCTTGCATGCACACTCATGGATGAAGCAGACTGCATGCAGCTTTTGTTCTAATCCTGTCTGCAGGTTGTGATCAGCCGCATTCACGAGTCTAATGCAGCACCGTGGCTTTTTAATGTTCACTGATTAGCACATTCAGTGTGACCTTGTATTGCAGCTTTGCTGCACAAAGGGGACTACTGGACCAAAAGCTGGACTTTGGGTTTGAGATGCTGATGAGGGAGGCTGCAGGTTGCTAGCAAGCTCAGCAGTCAACGTATGACCTCGAGGCTTTACTCTTGACACGAGCTAACATGGCAGGACAAGGATCCAACTGGACAATTGTTACTTGATGTACTGGCGGAGGCTTCAGGGATTGGGTCACTAGGACTCATCAGGATCCTTAAATCATCTCTGTCGTCAAAGTTGAACATGTCTTCATAGAAGATCCTGATCTCATCTTTGCTAGCAGGAAGCTGGACCACTTCACAGTGTTTGCTTCTTGCAGTGAGTCATCATGAATGGCAAGTAGTGGGACCGTGCTTTTGGACGCAACGCTGTCATGTCTCTGAGTAAGACCATCGAGCTGGAGCACTTTGATGAACGAGACAAGGTTCGTCGAGGACGCTCCACCCGGGCTAAACGAGATGACTCCTCCGGCGGGACCGGCGGCGGGTCAGGCCCGAGTTCACGGGCCAGCAGCCTGGTTCCAAGCCCGGCGCACAGCACCAACTGCAGCTACTACCGCACCCGCACCTTGCAGGCGCTCACCTTGGAGAAGCGGGCCAAGAAGGTGCGCTTCTACCGCAATGGAGACCGCTACTTCAAGGGGCTAGTCTACGCCGTCTCGAGCGACCGCTTCCGCTCATACGACGCGTTGCTCATGGAGCTGACCCGCTCTCTGGCTGACAACCTGCACCTGCCGCAAGGAGTGAGGACCATCTACACCATCGACGGCAGCAGGAAGATCAGCAGCATGGACGAGCTGCTGGAAGGTACGACACATCTTTTCTGTCTCAGACCAAAATCTAGATTTGATTTGAACAAAGTCACGCTCTTACGTTATAGACATGAAAAAGCCGTGCAGACCATGTGTCCTTCATTAAGCATCAATATTGATGACCATAAAGTCTGCTAATGAGCAGTAATGTAGGGAAAGTGCACAGACAGAGAAGCATTAAAAGACAGATGCATCAGTTGTGACATGAAGCAGATAAAGCTGATCCTCTGTGCCACCCCATGGATGAATTGTAcgaaaaatgcaaataatagACGTacccataaaaagccctaaaaatgcctattgCTGATATTGTAAACCCTGTAATATGCCTCACATTTTAAACtcacacattaagaaacaattacaggcatacGGTATTATACTCACAAAACGTGCAGTTAAACAACATCACgccttgtcaaagcatcttcccaATGGAAAAGGTTAAGTGAACTGACTGTTGTGCATCTTCTGTGTGTCTCAGGCCAGTGTTACGTGTGTGCCTCCAACGAGCCTTACCGCAAAGTTGACTACACAAAGATCTCCATCCCGAGCTGGAAACCCGGCGCCAGTTCCGGAGGCGGCACGGCGGGGTCAAGCAGGCCCTCCGGCACGCCTGCTGGGGGTCCGGCCGCCAACGCTGCCGGGTGTGCCAAAGAGCGTCCAGAAGGCCGAGAGAGCAGAGAGAGCAAAGACTTCATCAAACCCAAATTGGTGACGGTGATCCGCAGCGGTGTGAAGCCTCGCAAGGCGGTACGGATCCTCCTGAACAAGAAGACGGCACACTCCTTCCAACAAGTGCTGGCCGACATAACCGAGGCCATCAAGCTGGACTCTGGAGCCGTGAAGAAGCTCTACACACTGGATGGAAAACAGGTGAGCTCTGCTTCCATCCTgggaaacaaaaaagtcaaaaaacattttttttcttctgcgtGAAAAACGTTGTGACAGGATGCTCAAACACATCACAGGAAGCTATTTTTAACACCTTGACAGCAGAAGAAAAAGAGTTATCAAAGTGACCGACGGCGGGTACAGTCAGTGAATGCAGCACAGATTCAAAcacgtctcacacacacacacacacacacacacacgccgtccatgtttcacacaaacacacacaggtcgAACAAAGCCACTCAGCCGTTCCCACAGCAACCttagaaaaataaaagcaatgagAGTGCACAGTACCTTCCAAATAAAAGCTACCAAGTTGCCCAACTATCAGGCATCTATGAACAACAGTACAGccaggcttttattttgaaggcagcaGTGTCGCTTAATGAACTCTTATTCTCTGGGCAGCTCTGAAGTGAAACAAgacaggagtgtgtgtgtgtgtgtgtgtgtgtgtgtgtgtgtgtcctatcTCTGACACTACAGTATTAGTTACCATGGTTACTAGCCATCCAGAAAGCCCACAGACGTGTGAGAAAAGGGTTGAGGACagtggagacaaaaaaaaaaagaagtgacaaTAAGGAGGGAAAAAGAGATCAGCAGAGGTGTGTTTCAGAAATTCTTCAGTTTTCCAAAGTAAAACCCGCACTGAGAACAAACACATACATAGCTTCCTTTTGAATTTTTCAAAGTCGGACGCTTTCATTTAAAGGGCCTTTTTGCAACtggctcaatgtttttttttcaaacaacaaATTCAAGACCACCACCACTGCCTGGCGTATGTTACAAAGAGTGGTTTAAAATAACAGACTGACGATTACAAATGAAACTGCATCAAACTTGTCAGGCACTTCGATTCGGGCTGAATAAGATGactggcgttcatggctgtcatgctaacattagttGCGAAACTCAGTCAAATTGcaatagctgacaacaaacataataatgcacgtgcatgtgtatTATGTGGGGTGTGGCTCACACGCTCAGAGCCGGAACAGGGCGGAGATATCATGCTTGAGGCACGTTCAAAAGTTaggttgcaaacagtccctttaatccCAAAGATCCTGACAACCATGTGATTTCCACATTGCCAGCTGTCGTCTGCTCTCTGAGTCACGTGCACGCTCATGCACCtaaaagtgtgtgtctgtgtgtgtgcatgcatgcagctCACCTGTCTGCAGGACTTCTTCGGCGATGACGACGTCTTCATGGCGTGTGGCCTGGAGAAGTTTCGCTACGCTCAGGATGACTTTGTGCTCACTCACGGCGGCAAGACGGCAGCCTTTGTGAAtggtctctcacacacacacacgcatacgcaTACACGCACACAATTTCATATGGCGAAAGAAGATCATCCTAATATTTTTCGTGAGTGGACATGTCAAAATGTCCCAACAAGGCAAAGTGGGATGTCTTGAGTGGTGCTACACATAGAAAGACATGAGAAAACACAGTCTTCCCAGGCTTATTAAGGTGAAAAGAGTCCATTGTAACATATTTCCTGAGTGCAAGTAAATATGTCCCCACAATAAAAGTGGGATGTCAAGAGAGGTGCCACGCAAATATCTAAAGACAATCTTCTTCTTAACGTATGACATATGCAGAGTAAGAATGAAGTCAAGCCAGGCTAAGGCATCATCTGTTGTGTCATTGATTGCTTCTAGGCCACCTGCAGTTTTGCACAACATGCAgcacagtctggtctggaaaACCACAGTCAAACTAAAGACaatagcaaacacacacacacacacacagtctaatGTGGTAAAAGGACTCATTCAAGTATTTTTTGAGTGGACAAGTCAAAATGTCCACAGAATAAAAGTGGGATGTCAAGAGTGGTGCCACACAAAAGAAGAGCACAAGAGCAAACACACGCTTTCCTAGCGCGCAGGTAGACGAATAAAATTCTGTCCCGCTGCAGAGTGCCGAGTTAAAGGATCTCGTCCCGCCGCGTCTCAGAGGACAACACCTCCCAAGATCCCCAGCGGCTCCGGCTTGTCCTCCTCCAAGGCTTCAGCCAAAGCAGGGGCTCAGTCCAGATCGCCGGGATCAGGTGAGACATCATGACCTGTAGGGTCTTCAGAGGTCAGATGAGCCTCAACGTCCCCCCCTAGTGTCAGATCATTATCAGCCAGTACGTTGACTCCTCTACTGTCCTCATCAGCCAATGAAGCGTCGGGATCGCAGGCAAGGTCGTCCAGGTCCAGCCCCTCGCCCACGAGTCCCGGCACACGGCGCAGCCTAAAGGTGGGTTCTTCAGCTCTTCTTCATTCTCAGCACAAATGCGTACTGAAAGTCTCGGCTCCATCCGCAGGTTTCTCCTCGTCGCACTTCTTCCACAGACGTCAATGGCGAGGCGGAGCAGGCCGATGACGTGGCTCTTGAAGGTGACGCTGAAGGTAATGTCcactaaaaacattgtccaccaCTCGTGTGATGAGACAAAAACTTCTCTTCCAAGTGAACGGAAATCTGGTGGTGTCGTCGTCCATCATCAGCAGCAAGTACAAAATCGGGAAGGTCATCGGAGACGGAAACTTTGCGGTGGTGAAGGAGTGTGTCGAGAGGTAAAAGGTAATCCCTCTTGAACCTTTAAGAACTTTTTCTTAGTTCTGATGCTCCCCTCAGATCCACTGGACAGGAGTTTGCTCTGAAGATCATCGACAAAGCTCGCTGCTGCGGGAAGGTAATGTAGTACGCCACGTAGCAGAGGTGCACTGTGGTGGATGCAGACGTAATAAGTCACATGAGCGTGCCAACAGGAGCACCTGATAGAGAACGAGGTGGCAGTCCTACGTAGGGTTCGACATCCCAGCATCATCCAGCTCATCGAGGTGGACGAAACACCCTCTCAGCTGTTCCTGGTCATGGAGCTCGTCAaggtcttcatcttcatcttctcacttctgtgataaaaaaaagtgtcagaaCAAAGTTAGGATTTTCCTGCACCTCTCAGGGTGGCGACCTTTTTGACGCCATCACGTCGTCCACCAAGTATAGCGAGCACGACGCCAGCGCCATGGTCTTCAACCTGGCTGGAGCCATCAAGTATCTGCACAGGATGAACATTGTGCACCGAGACATCAAGCCAGAGAACCTGCTGGTAGGAGTCAGACGGCGTATCTCCCCACCGCTGTCGTCACTGCCTAATGGCGTGTTTGTGCTCGGCAGGTGTGCGAGTATCCAGACGGCACCAAGTCTCTCAAACTGGGAGACTTCGGCTTGGCCACAGTGGTGGAGGGGCCGCTCTACACCGTGTGTGGAACGCCCACCTACGTCGCCCCGGAGATCATCGCTGAGAGCGGGTGAGAGCAAGCAGGAAGTGAGCACAGTTATTACCTTAAAAAGGTAGCATTAGCATTCATCTGCTTCTGTGCGTGCAGTTACGGTCTGAAGGTGGACATCTGGGCGGCAGGCATCATTACCTACATCCTGCTTTGTGGATTCCCACCATTCAGAAGGTCAGTGAGGCGGGGGGCTAGCCACAGAGCAGTGTGTTGATTGGTCGACATCCACAACAGGAAGAAGACAAAAATCTAAAGTGTGTAACTTTGTCCATCCTGGTCTTCCTCAGCGAGAACAATGTCCAAGAGGAACTGTTTGATCAGATCCTCCAAGGGAAGCTTGagttcccatctccagactgggACACAATCAGCCTGCCTGCCAAGGTGACATTTAAGAGTCCAGAAGTTAGTCTTGCATATCTGACAGCAGTCCTGCACTCCGTGCTTCTTCCTCAGATGCTGATCAGTCAGATGCTGCAGGTGAATGTGGATGCTCGCTTCACAGCAGAGGAGGTTCTCTCACACCCTTGGGTGACGGTGAGCTATCAGCCATACCTTACTCGTCCAAGTATGAAGTTGTCCTCCATCTTTACTTCTGTCCGCTCATGCAGGATGACGCTCCCATTGACTCCAGCAATGAAGAGGCTGCCGGCGAGGACACAGAACAGGAATCTCCGGTGTTGGAAACTAAACAGGTTCCTTCCCCACTGGTCTAGAAGACCACCAAGCTCCCAAGTGGACCACAACTTGTCCTTTTGTTAAAGCAACTTTTCCACATCCTTGAGTTGAACTTGATCCAATTTTAACCATTTCCCACTGCTCAAATGGATTATAATCCAGTATTTTGGGAATGTCAGCATCCAGACCAATGAGGAGGAAGTCCTGCTGCGGCATCAGGAATAGGATCTCACCGGCTTGGAATACTTCAAACATGGTCCTGCAAACTTTCCGTGCAACCTCAATGTCTTCCACCTTTTCTGGGAAAACACTCCAACCTTCTTTTTGTATTGGTGACACCCCCACCCACATCTCCCAAACTGAGGTCATAAACACTGTGCCTGCCTACATTGATCCATACAGGGTTTGGGACACTTCAACACGAGTGATTAGTCAATATTTCCAGTTTCCAAAAGCTTTTTGCCTTGATCCAACAAGATGAATGCTGTGTCTTAATTGGTGTACTTTCATACTTACACTTTTTGGGAGTGCAgcagtgcgttcacactgagaagtagggcaaaatgcagtgcactgtcagtacccaGATGTAGCACTCAAAACGGTGGAAATGGTGAGTGCAGTGCTAACACCCTCAATCATCGACATCGTGGCTATATGTAGCGAAAAGGGAAGAACTACTTTCCAAACTTCTAAATGAGGGAAAAAGCAGaactgtcatttccagcaaaagGTAACAGTAATCCAGaggggacagcactacactgtcaaaattcacacactcaggaactaagtacacagtgtacacagtgtgattattgaagtgtactgatggaagtattccatttgagacacaatCTGTTGTATAAGTTAGCCGTCACGTGTCTGTTGTGAAGTAGGAAAACGTAGCAgcttaggaaaaaaaacacaacggtCAGTGagccaatacaaaaaaatggagGTGTTATTTAATAATGGTATCATGACATCATCACCCAAGCCATCATGCCGTCTGTCTGTTATTAAGGTACAGGAAGACAAGTAAGGAGCTTTAAATGAGTgacttgatttctttttttcctgcccaATGCAGTCTTATGACATTTGAACCTAGCACCACCTCTCCATGGCCTTGACCTTTGGGCCAGAGCCACCGATGAAGAACTTGGCATGCTAGCTCGCATTCACCAGCGGCTCTCGCCCACTTGCCTGCGATCAACCCAGTCGTCTTAATTTTTAGCAGTTTTCTCTCAGCCGAAAGGAGCCTTGTGTTAGCCATATGCTAAAAGCCTGCTTTCACTTAGCTTGATGGCCACAAATAGGTGAAAAAAGTATTATAAAACTTCAACAATGAAGTGTCCACTTTGGAAACACTTGACCCATTTGGCTTTCAGTgggccaatgtgtgtgtgtgtgtgtgtgtgtgtgtgtgagagagagagagatcatCATCATGCCTTGTCAATGTTTTCCATCAAGTGCAGTAGATGAACTAGAAAtgacctgagatgtttttttccgAAAAGAATCATGAACTGTTCATGACAAattgcatttgtgtgtttttagccCGATCTTTTCCATAACTGCTCACCCTAAAGAgcttttaggcaaaaaaaaaaatttaaaagtcCCAGTGGGGTGAGGACATTTTAACCACATGATGTGATATGATGAGTTCAAAGACCAAACCCTGATTTTAAAATTGAAGACAACtgtgaaattaaataaaactactgcagtaaaaacatctatttctttcttttttttttttttttttactatttcaatTAGTTTGGCTCCTCTTTTGAGCTACTaccttattgtggtggaggagtttgagtGACtcaatgatcctaggagctaagttgtcagagGCTTTGATACCCTTGGTAGGACCACCCATAACTAAAAGGTCCTCAGgaagggaccagacaaagagtggctcaaaaGACCccaatgatgaaaaacaaaattggGCCAAGTTTTCCCTCACCCGGACACGCGTCACCGGGACCTCCCTCTGGAGCCAAGCCTGAGGTGGGGGTCGATGGAGAGTTCCTGGTGGCTgggctcaccactcatgggaggggccaaaggggtcgggtgcagtcTGAGATGGGTGGCAGCGGAAAACAGGGACCTTTGCGGTGCGATCCTCggttgcagaagctagctctagGTGCGTGGAATTTCACCTCTTTGGTGCGCGAgtttgagaagttccggctagatacagtatagtcagactcacctcgAAGCCCGGCTCAGTgcctgtacgttggagtttaaccgAGTAAACGAGAGGGTTGTCTCCCTCCGTCTTTGGGTGGGGTGATGGGTCCTGACCTTTTGcacttatgcgccaaacagcggttcattgtgggccatgttccatGCCTCTATTGTTGAGGCTGCCGATCAGATCATCCGTCGTCTCAGGAGGGGGCAGCAGTGCACTTCAGCGCCATTTATGGTGGGGCTGGTGTGCTGCTGATCTCAACTCAGGACTCAAGGAATGctttgaagacctcctcaatccgaCCGACATGttttccaatgaggaagcagtgc contains:
- the LOC129194865 gene encoding serine/threonine-protein kinase DCLK2-like, with the protein product MSLSKTIELEHFDERDKVRRGRSTRAKRDDSSGGTGGGSGPSSRASSLVPSPAHSTNCSYYRTRTLQALTLEKRAKKVRFYRNGDRYFKGLVYAVSSDRFRSYDALLMELTRSLADNLHLPQGVRTIYTIDGSRKISSMDELLEGQCYVCASNEPYRKVDYTKISIPSWKPGASSGGGTAGSSRPSGTPAGGPAANAAGCAKERPEGRESRESKDFIKPKLVTVIRSGVKPRKAVRILLNKKTAHSFQQVLADITEAIKLDSGAVKKLYTLDGKQLTCLQDFFGDDDVFMACGLEKFRYAQDDFVLTHGGKTAAFVNECRVKGSRPAASQRTTPPKIPSGSGLSSSKASAKAGAQSRSPGSANEASGSQARSSRSSPSPTSPGTRRSLKVSPRRTSSTDVNGEAEQADDVALEGDAEVNGNLVVSSSIISSKYKIGKVIGDGNFAVVKECVERSTGQEFALKIIDKARCCGKEHLIENEVAVLRRVRHPSIIQLIEVDETPSQLFLVMELVKGGDLFDAITSSTKYSEHDASAMVFNLAGAIKYLHRMNIVHRDIKPENLLVCEYPDGTKSLKLGDFGLATVVEGPLYTVCGTPTYVAPEIIAESGYGLKVDIWAAGIITYILLCGFPPFRSENNVQEELFDQILQGKLEFPSPDWDTISLPAKMLISQMLQVNVDARFTAEEVLSHPWVTDDAPIDSSNEEAAGEDTEQESPVLETKQVPSPLV